The following are from one region of the Rosistilla carotiformis genome:
- a CDS encoding glycosyltransferase, whose translation MISIAAIYSIALLLWSIANWGFAWFFAARIVRPGMGNHRLHENQPFAPKASVLLSLRGCDPFLEQTLRGLLEQSYPDFEVIVVVDNRCDPAWDVAMQVKSERDAQDRIRIVELQNPLPTCSLKCSSLVQATSQISSTSQVVVLVDADVVPHANWLRDVVQPLSDPKVGVVTGNQWFDPRRRDTGSVLRSLWNSGALVATAINANPWAGTCAIRTADLLSSGLVDDWKTSVVDDGPIKAAMTRLGLRVHFAPNLIMVNRDQCTTAFVGRYVTRMLTWSRVYEPTFAGTVVHAAALALFTAGWLLFLIAALCWGDWPAAALLTSSMLIANGCMFLSWRTVRVAVGEAVATRGDSLHRMSWSEAAQVFALLPVCQLTHVYCTIKAIWVRQVNWRGITYRLHSQRRVEMVAYRPYVDNQQVPSEANLSV comes from the coding sequence ATGATCTCGATCGCTGCAATTTATTCGATCGCGCTGTTGCTGTGGTCGATTGCAAATTGGGGCTTCGCCTGGTTCTTTGCCGCACGGATTGTCCGGCCTGGCATGGGGAATCATAGGCTGCATGAAAACCAACCCTTCGCCCCCAAGGCTTCGGTGTTGCTGTCGTTGCGAGGCTGTGACCCTTTCCTGGAACAGACGTTGCGAGGTTTGCTGGAGCAATCTTATCCCGACTTCGAAGTCATCGTGGTGGTCGACAATCGGTGCGACCCAGCATGGGATGTTGCGATGCAAGTCAAGTCGGAACGCGACGCACAGGATCGCATCCGCATCGTCGAACTGCAGAATCCGTTGCCAACGTGCAGCCTGAAATGCAGTTCGCTGGTACAGGCGACAAGCCAGATCTCATCGACTAGCCAAGTGGTCGTGTTGGTGGATGCGGATGTTGTTCCGCACGCCAATTGGCTGCGCGACGTGGTCCAACCGCTATCGGATCCGAAGGTCGGAGTCGTCACGGGCAACCAATGGTTCGATCCTCGCAGACGCGATACGGGATCGGTTTTGAGAAGCCTTTGGAATTCCGGCGCGTTGGTAGCGACGGCGATCAACGCAAACCCCTGGGCGGGGACCTGCGCGATCCGCACCGCCGACCTCTTGTCGTCGGGGCTGGTCGACGACTGGAAGACCTCCGTTGTCGATGACGGTCCGATCAAAGCGGCGATGACTCGGCTCGGGCTGCGAGTTCATTTCGCTCCCAATCTGATCATGGTCAATCGAGACCAGTGCACGACCGCATTTGTCGGCCGCTACGTGACACGCATGCTCACGTGGAGCCGAGTCTACGAACCCACATTTGCGGGGACAGTCGTTCACGCAGCTGCCTTGGCTTTGTTTACCGCGGGCTGGTTGTTATTTCTGATCGCCGCGCTCTGCTGGGGCGACTGGCCTGCGGCCGCATTGCTGACGTCATCGATGCTCATCGCCAACGGTTGCATGTTTCTCAGCTGGCGAACGGTTCGCGTTGCGGTCGGCGAAGCGGTCGCCACGAGAGGCGATTCACTGCACCGGATGTCGTGGAGTGAAGCGGCACAGGTCTTTGCCTTGCTCCCCGTATGCCAGCTGACGCACGTCTATTGCACCATCAAAGCGATCTGGGTGCGGCAGGTGAACTGGCGAGGGATCACCTATCGTCTGCACAGCCAGCGGCGCGTCGAGATGGTTGCCTACCGCCCCTACGTTGACAATCAACAGGTTCCCTCCGAGGCAAACCTGTCCGTCTAG